One window of the Dryobates pubescens isolate bDryPub1 chromosome 13, bDryPub1.pri, whole genome shotgun sequence genome contains the following:
- the PFN2 gene encoding profilin-2 isoform X2 codes for MAGWQSYVDNLMCDGCCQEAAIVGYCDAKYVWAATAGGIFQSITPVEIDMIVGKDREGFFTNGLTLGAKKCSVIRDSLYVDGDCTMDIRTKSQGGEPTYNVAVGRAGRALVIVMGKGGVHGGTLNKKAYELALYLRRSDI; via the exons ATGGCCGGCTGGCAGAGCTACGTGGACAATCTGATGTGCgatggctgctgccaggaggccGCCATTGTGGGCTACTGCGACGCCAAGTACGTCTGGGCAGCCACGGCCGGCGGCATCTTCCAGAGCATCACG CCAGTAGAAATAGATATGATTGTAGGAAAAGACCGAGAGGGTTTTTTCACCAATGGCCTGACCCTTGGTGCAAAGAAGTGCTCTGTGATCAGAGATAGCCTGTACGTGGATGGTGACTGCACAATGGACATCAGGACAAAGAGTCAAGGTGGTGAGCCGACGTACAATGTTGCTGTAGGCAGAGCTGGCCGAG CATTGGTTATAGTCATGGGAAAAGGAGGTGTCCATGGAGGGACACTCAACAAGAAAGCATATGAACTGGCTTTATACCTGAGGAGGTCTGACATCtga
- the PFN2 gene encoding profilin-2 isoform X1 gives MAGWQSYVDNLMCDGCCQEAAIVGYCDAKYVWAATAGGIFQSITPVEIDMIVGKDREGFFTNGLTLGAKKCSVIRDSLYVDGDCTMDIRTKSQGGEPTYNVAVGRAGRVLVFVMGKEGVHGGGLNKKAYSMAKYLRDSGF, from the exons ATGGCCGGCTGGCAGAGCTACGTGGACAATCTGATGTGCgatggctgctgccaggaggccGCCATTGTGGGCTACTGCGACGCCAAGTACGTCTGGGCAGCCACGGCCGGCGGCATCTTCCAGAGCATCACG CCAGTAGAAATAGATATGATTGTAGGAAAAGACCGAGAGGGTTTTTTCACCAATGGCCTGACCCTTGGTGCAAAGAAGTGCTCTGTGATCAGAGATAGCCTGTACGTGGATGGTGACTGCACAATGGACATCAGGACAAAGAGTCAAGGTGGTGAGCCGACGTACAATGTTGCTGTAGGCAGAGCTGGCCGAG tctTGGTCTTTGTAATGGGCAAAGAAGGGGTCCATGGAGGCGGCTTGAATAAGAAGGCATACTCAATGGCAAAATACTTGAGAGACTCTGGGTTCTAG